In Solanum pennellii chromosome 7, SPENNV200, the following are encoded in one genomic region:
- the LOC107024211 gene encoding FCS-Like Zinc finger 14-like, with product MAERKGNKKRLCINLSLFTLTDNNNSNSNKSPKKFEDPNGAVVGLGIVAAMNKESKNRAAIIAISPRSTTSNPIPIFTSFKKKPSIEEMEMCEEYTCVISHVGTNLVKKREYFDGQFIGNSNFNAYQKTVNHTTSFTMADFLNSCFLCKKQLKGLDIFMYRLEFQLCFLGYCNDYMLTFWDLIFSCRLCFISKYVAALILNRYMLLF from the coding sequence ATGGCTGAAAGGAAAGGAAACAAGAAGAGATTGTGTATAAATCTTTCCCTTTTTACCCTAACTGataacaacaacagcaacagcaataAATCTCCTAAAAAGTTTGAGGACCCAAATGGTGCTGTTGTTGGGCTTGGAATTGTGGCAGCTATGAATAAGGAGAGCAAAAATAGAGCTGCAATTATTGCTATATCTCCAAGATCAACTACTTCAAACCCAATCCCAATTTTTACTAGTTTTAAGAAGAAGCCTAGTATTGAAGAAATGGAGATGTGTGAGGAGTATACTTGTGTTATTTCTCATGTTGGTACAAATTTGGTTAAGAAAAGAGAGTATTTTGATGGTCAATTTATAGGAAATAGCAATTTTAATGCCTACCAGAAAACTGTTAATCATACAACAAGTTTTACTATGGCTGATTTCCTCAATTCTTGCTTTCTTTGCAAGAAACAGCTTAAGGGGTTGGATATTTTCATGTACAGGTTAGAATTTCAACTTTGTTTTTTAGGTTATTGTAATGATTATATGTTAACTTTTTGGGATCTGATATTTAGCTGCAGATTATGTTTCATATCTAAGTATGTTGCAGCTTTAATCTTGAATAGATATATGCTTTTGTTTTGA